The Metamycoplasma subdolum DNA window GATGTTACAAACATTGCAATAAATGACGTAATTTTAAGTAAAGACGGTTCACACGCTAAAGTGTATGTAACCTTCTTCAAAGAAAAAGCAAGATACTTTGAAAAGATTACAAAAATGGCACCATTTATTCGCTCTCAAGTAGCTCACAATTGAAAATATAAAAAACTTCCAGAAATGGAATTTCTAATTGACAATGTTGAGCCATCAGCGAATAGAATTGAAAAAATTCTAAAGAAAATTCAAGAATAAAATGCAAACATTTGATGCAATAGTTATTGGAGGCGGTCACGCCGGAATTGAAGCATGCTTTGCGTTAGCAAAGCGAAATTTTAAAGTTGCCTTAATTACTTTAAATACAAACCGTTTAGCAATGCTACCATGTAATCCATCAATTGGTGGTTCAGCAAAAGGAATAATAACACGTGAAATTGACGCTCTAGGCGGTGTTCAAGGAATTTTTGCTGATAAATCAATGATTCAAATTAAGATGTTAAACTCTTCAAAAGGTCCAAGTGTTTGATCTTTAAGGGCACAAATTGATAAAGAAAAATATTGTCAAATCATTTTAGAAGAAATTAAAAAACAAAAAAATATTACTTTAATTGAAGATGAAGCTTTAGATTTAATTGTAGAAAATAATTCTTGCATCGGAGTTAAAACTTTAACTCACGGCAATATTTTTTCAAAAGTAACAATCATGACCACTGGTGTTTATATGAACTCAAGAATCTTGCGTGGCAAAGACATAAAATACGATGGACCAGATGGCGAAAAAACAAGCAATGATCTTTCAAATAATTTAAAAAAATATGGCTTTGAAATTATTAGACTTAAAACGGGAACACCTTGCAGAATTTATACCGACAGCATTGATTTTTCTAAAGTTGAAAAAGAAAAACTTGATAAAAACGAGCTAAATTTTTCAATGCATTCAAATATAAAATTAGATGAGCAAACTTGTTGTTATATAACTCATACAACTTTAAAAACTAAAGAAATTGTTTTAAAAAACTTGGATAAAAGCTCTCTTTATTCAGGAATAATAATTGGAATTGGCCCAAGATATTGTCCTTCAATTGAAGATAAAATTGTCCGCTTTCAAGAAAAAGATACACATCATATTTTCTTTGAACCAGAAACATCAAAAGGCGACATAATGTATATAAATGGTCTTTCAACTTCAATGCCAGTTGATGTTCAAGATTTAATGATAAAATCAATTCCTGGGCTTGAAAATGCTAAGGTTCAAAAGTATGGTTATGCTATTGAATATGATGCAATTAATCCTTTAAATTTACATAAATCTTTAGAATCTAAATTAGTTAAAAATTTCTTTTCCGCTGGTCAGCCTAACGGAACTAGTGGTTATGAAGAAGCGGCTGCTCAAGGGCTTGTTGCTGGAATAAACGCAGCAAATAAACTTGACAATATGCCTCATATGGAAATAAAAAGAAATGATGCTTACATTGGCGTTTTAATTGATGATATTGTTACAAAAGGAACAAATGAACCTTATAGAATGCTTACTAGTAGAGCTGAATATCGCTTGCTTTTAAGAAACGATAATGTTGATATAAGACTTGCAAAATATGCTTTTGAAAACAAGATGATTGATGAAAAAGAATATAACCGCATAAATCAAAAATACGCTTCAATACAGAAGAAAATTGAAAATTTGAAGGAAGATTATGTTTCGGCAAATTCAGATCTCGCAAAGAAATATAATAATTTCAATGGGATCTCAAAATTAAAACTTTTAGCTAATCCAGCAACTGATCCAATTGATATTTTAGGAAATGATTATCCTTACATAAATGAACTTACAATTCAAGTTAGACTTTTTGGTTATCTTAAAAAACAAGAAAGTACTGCTGAAAAAATGCTTCGTCTTGAAAAATTAAAAATACCTGTTGATATTGATTATTATTTAGTTGATAATCTCGCAACCGAAGCAAGACAAAAACTTACAAAAATTAAACCAACAACGATCGGGCAAGCTTCAAGAATAAGCGGAATTAATCCTGCTGATATTCAAATGTTAATGTATTATTTAAACAATAAGAGATAATATGAAAATAAATATAATAGCAGTTGGAAATTTGACTAAAGAATTCAAAGATTTATATGATTCTTATGTTAAAAAAATAAGTTTCTTTAGCAAGATCAACTTAATTGAAATAAAAGAAATTAATGAACAAAATATTGAACTTAAAAAAGAAAAAGAAACAAAACTTATTGTTGAAAAAATTCCAAAGAGTTCAAAGATCTTTTTGTTATCAATCAAAGGTAAAACTTTTGATAGTGTAGAATTTTCAAATCTTTTGGAAGAAGATAACCTAACTTTTGTTATCGGAGGTTCAAACGGTGTTTGCGAAGAAAACTTTGATAATAAAATTTCATTTTCAAATCTAACATTTCCTCATCAACTTTTTAGAGTAATGTTGGTTGAACAAATATATCGTGGATTTACTATTAAAAATAACATTAAATATCATAAGTAAAGTTAGTTGAAGGCTGACTTTTTTTAATTAATTTTTACATGAAAAAAGTTATTAATTTTATATAATTATGTTATATAAGCAGGAGGAAAAAATATGCATTATAATGAGGAAACATTTAGAAATTTTTTAAAAGATTTAGAGTTAGAACGTTATAGAGAGGATTTCGGTCACGTTAAAATATAATAAAAGAGGAAAAATGAATTGGTTAGAATTAATAAAACAATTAAGAAATAAAATGCTTATTACTCAAAGCGAACTTGCAGAAGAAATTGGAGTTACATTTGCTACTGTTAACCGTTATGAAAACGGATGATTTGAACCAACCATGAAAATTAAAAGAAAACTTATGCGTCTTTTTAAGATATATGGAATAGTAGAAAGCGACACTAACTATGGAAAATAACAAAATTTTTATTGGCGATAATCTTAAAACAATGAATTCAAAATCATTCGAACCTTTTTTAAATAAAGTTAAATTCATTTATATCGACCCACCATATAATACGTTAAATACAACTTTTGCTTATAAGGATAAAAATTACAATTGAGCAGAAGATATACAAAAAAGACTTGAGGTTTCATATAAATTTTTAACCGTAAACGGAGTTATTTTTATAAGTATTGACGATAATGAACTTGCAACGTTGT harbors:
- the rbfA gene encoding 30S ribosome-binding factor RbfA, whose amino-acid sequence is MTNNINHERKTSLLLQLIGQSFYKLQDFDVTNIAINDVILSKDGSHAKVYVTFFKEKARYFEKITKMAPFIRSQVAHNWKYKKLPEMEFLIDNVEPSANRIEKILKKIQE
- the mnmG gene encoding tRNA uridine-5-carboxymethylaminomethyl(34) synthesis enzyme MnmG: MQTFDAIVIGGGHAGIEACFALAKRNFKVALITLNTNRLAMLPCNPSIGGSAKGIITREIDALGGVQGIFADKSMIQIKMLNSSKGPSVWSLRAQIDKEKYCQIILEEIKKQKNITLIEDEALDLIVENNSCIGVKTLTHGNIFSKVTIMTTGVYMNSRILRGKDIKYDGPDGEKTSNDLSNNLKKYGFEIIRLKTGTPCRIYTDSIDFSKVEKEKLDKNELNFSMHSNIKLDEQTCCYITHTTLKTKEIVLKNLDKSSLYSGIIIGIGPRYCPSIEDKIVRFQEKDTHHIFFEPETSKGDIMYINGLSTSMPVDVQDLMIKSIPGLENAKVQKYGYAIEYDAINPLNLHKSLESKLVKNFFSAGQPNGTSGYEEAAAQGLVAGINAANKLDNMPHMEIKRNDAYIGVLIDDIVTKGTNEPYRMLTSRAEYRLLLRNDNVDIRLAKYAFENKMIDEKEYNRINQKYASIQKKIENLKEDYVSANSDLAKKYNNFNGISKLKLLANPATDPIDILGNDYPYINELTIQVRLFGYLKKQESTAEKMLRLEKLKIPVDIDYYLVDNLATEARQKLTKIKPTTIGQASRISGINPADIQMLMYYLNNKR
- a CDS encoding 23S rRNA (pseudouridine(1915)-N(3))-methyltransferase RlmH, whose translation is MKINIIAVGNLTKEFKDLYDSYVKKISFFSKINLIEIKEINEQNIELKKEKETKLIVEKIPKSSKIFLLSIKGKTFDSVEFSNLLEEDNLTFVIGGSNGVCEENFDNKISFSNLTFPHQLFRVMLVEQIYRGFTIKNNIKYHK
- a CDS encoding helix-turn-helix transcriptional regulator; amino-acid sequence: MNWLELIKQLRNKMLITQSELAEEIGVTFATVNRYENGWFEPTMKIKRKLMRLFKIYGIVESDTNYGK